The Actinopolyspora erythraea genome has a segment encoding these proteins:
- a CDS encoding NADH-quinone oxidoreductase subunit M produces the protein MNLLLALILLPLLGAIVVALLRGNERAAKPVALGFSLAELVLAAVAWASYQPGGARLQLSGSIEWIPTYGISLSFGLDGIALVMVAVIALLMPLVLGFSWQERLPSERSRGGFFALLLVEQALTVAVFSATDVFVFYVLFEIMLIPMYFLIGGYGGSRRQYAAVKFFLYSFLGGLIMLASAIGAYSYAARTTGQGTFDWATLRGVLADAPTSVQVWIFLGFFAAFAIKAPLVPLHTWLPDAAEQAPIGVAVIVVGVLDKVGTFGFLRYSLPLAPEASQLLAPLVLTLGVIGVLYGSLQAFGQTDLKRFIAYVSIAHFGFIALGIFAFTSQAQVGAASYMVNHSIATGMLVLVIGMIIARGGSSRIADYGGMARVTPLLAGMLLIAGLSTLSLPGTNSFISEFLVLIGSFATRPVFAILATVGMVLAAVYVLRLYQRIMQGPLSGTALLDSAGGPGAATDPEVAAGGGPGSGASRLALRDLNGREIGVLAPLVVLIVLLGLYPAPMLDVITPSVEATMSEVGVTDPVTSQGGN, from the coding sequence ATGAACCTGCTCCTCGCGCTGATTCTGCTGCCGCTGCTCGGCGCGATCGTCGTGGCGCTGCTGCGCGGCAACGAACGCGCGGCCAAACCGGTAGCCCTGGGCTTCTCGCTGGCCGAGCTGGTGCTCGCGGCGGTGGCGTGGGCGAGCTACCAGCCCGGTGGGGCCAGGCTGCAGCTGAGCGGCTCGATCGAGTGGATCCCCACCTACGGCATAAGCCTGTCGTTCGGTCTGGACGGCATCGCGCTCGTGATGGTCGCGGTGATAGCGCTGCTGATGCCCCTGGTACTGGGATTCAGCTGGCAGGAGCGGCTCCCCTCGGAGCGGAGCCGGGGCGGGTTCTTCGCGCTGCTGCTGGTCGAACAGGCGCTGACCGTGGCGGTGTTCTCCGCCACCGACGTGTTCGTGTTCTACGTGCTGTTCGAGATCATGCTGATCCCGATGTACTTCCTGATCGGCGGTTACGGCGGCAGCAGGCGGCAGTACGCGGCGGTGAAGTTCTTCCTGTACTCCTTCCTCGGCGGGCTGATCATGCTGGCCTCGGCCATCGGCGCCTATTCCTACGCGGCCCGCACCACGGGGCAGGGAACCTTCGACTGGGCCACGCTGCGGGGAGTGCTCGCCGACGCGCCCACCTCGGTGCAGGTGTGGATCTTCCTGGGCTTCTTCGCGGCGTTCGCGATCAAGGCCCCGCTGGTTCCGCTGCACACCTGGCTGCCCGACGCCGCGGAACAGGCCCCCATCGGGGTGGCGGTCATCGTGGTCGGCGTGCTGGACAAGGTCGGCACCTTCGGGTTCCTGCGCTACAGCCTGCCGCTGGCTCCGGAGGCGTCCCAACTGCTGGCACCGCTGGTGCTCACGCTGGGCGTGATCGGTGTGCTGTACGGCTCGCTGCAGGCGTTCGGGCAGACCGACCTCAAGCGGTTCATCGCCTACGTCTCGATCGCCCACTTCGGATTCATCGCGCTGGGCATCTTCGCGTTCACCTCGCAGGCGCAGGTGGGCGCGGCGTCCTACATGGTCAACCACAGCATCGCCACCGGCATGCTCGTGCTGGTGATCGGGATGATCATCGCGCGTGGCGGGTCCAGCAGGATCGCCGACTACGGCGGCATGGCACGGGTCACCCCGCTGCTGGCGGGGATGCTGCTGATCGCCGGGCTGAGCACCCTCTCCCTGCCGGGAACCAACTCCTTCATCAGTGAGTTCCTCGTGCTGATCGGCTCGTTCGCCACCCGGCCGGTGTTCGCGATACTGGCCACCGTCGGGATGGTGCTGGCGGCGGTGTACGTGCTCCGGCTCTATCAGCGGATCATGCAGGGACCGCTGTCGGGGACCGCGCTGCTCGACTCGGCGGGCGGCCCGGGAGCCGCGACCGACCCGGAGGTCGCCGCGGGCGGTGGGCCCGGCTCCGGGGCCAGCAGGCTAGCCCTCCGCGACCTCAACGGCAGGGAGATCGGCGTCCTGGCGCCCCTCGTGGTGCTGATCGTTCTGCTGGGGCTGTACCCCGCGCCGATGCTGGACGTGATCACCCCCTCGGTGGAAGCAACGATGAGCGAGGTCGGCGTCACCGATCCCGTGACCTCTCAGGGAGGTAACTGA
- the nuoL gene encoding NADH-quinone oxidoreductase subunit L: MQSNAWLIIAIPLLGAAVLLLAGRRANGWGHLLGCATVIASFGYALALFSSVGGSEAGARSLRLFSWIPVNSLQVDFGLRIDPLSLVFVLLITGVGSLIHIYSTGYMAHDQQGRTGRGNTERRRFFGYLNLFVAAMLILVLGNSFVTLYLGWEGVGLASYLLIGFWQQRPSAAGAATKAFVMNRVGDVGLALAIFLLFARLGTTQYAEVFARADELSSGTVLAIALLLLLGACGKSGQVPLQAWLPDAMEGPTPVSALIHAATMVTAGVYLIARANPLYSMTEVGQLVVAVVGAVTLLVGCVIGCAYDDIKKVLAYSTVSQIGYMMLAVGLGPAGYALGIMHLLTHGFFKAGLFLGAGSVMHGMHDEVDMRKFGGLYRYMPITFATFGLGYLALIGFPFLSGYYSKEAIIGAAFAEPGWRGWVLGGAAVLGAGLTAFYMTRLMLMTFFGERRWQNRTTSEGEAFHPHESPAVMTGPMIVLAVGSVAAGFLFTSGERLVHFLSPALGELHEGHTVLPHSVIPVLTLGLSAVGVLVAWLVVGRRRVPDTAPERVSPVVRAARADLYGNALNRAVAVRPTVELADGLARFDRAGVDGTVNGVASTLGALSRVLRRWQTGFVRSYAMSMLVGGVLLVAALLSVGTP, translated from the coding sequence ATTCAGAGCAATGCGTGGCTGATCATCGCGATTCCGTTGCTCGGTGCGGCTGTACTGCTGTTGGCGGGCAGGCGTGCCAACGGCTGGGGACACCTGCTGGGATGCGCCACGGTCATCGCCTCCTTCGGCTACGCCCTGGCCCTGTTCTCCTCGGTCGGAGGCTCGGAGGCGGGCGCGCGCTCGCTGCGCCTGTTCTCCTGGATCCCCGTCAACTCCCTGCAGGTCGACTTCGGACTGCGCATCGACCCGCTGTCGCTGGTGTTCGTGCTGCTGATCACCGGTGTCGGCTCGCTGATCCACATCTACTCGACCGGCTACATGGCCCACGACCAGCAGGGGCGAACGGGCCGGGGCAACACCGAACGGCGCCGCTTCTTCGGGTACCTGAACCTGTTCGTGGCGGCGATGCTGATCCTGGTGCTGGGCAACAGCTTCGTGACCCTCTACCTCGGTTGGGAGGGCGTCGGGCTGGCCTCCTACCTGCTCATCGGGTTCTGGCAGCAGCGCCCCAGCGCGGCGGGCGCGGCCACCAAGGCCTTCGTGATGAACCGGGTCGGTGACGTCGGTCTCGCACTGGCGATCTTCCTGCTGTTCGCGCGGCTCGGCACCACCCAGTACGCCGAGGTGTTCGCCCGCGCCGACGAGCTCTCCTCGGGCACGGTGCTGGCCATCGCGCTGTTGTTGCTGCTCGGAGCCTGCGGCAAGTCCGGCCAGGTGCCGCTGCAGGCCTGGCTGCCCGACGCCATGGAGGGCCCAACCCCGGTCTCGGCGCTGATCCACGCCGCCACCATGGTCACCGCCGGGGTGTACCTGATCGCGCGGGCCAACCCGCTGTACAGCATGACCGAGGTCGGCCAGCTGGTGGTCGCGGTCGTCGGCGCGGTGACCCTGCTGGTCGGTTGCGTGATCGGTTGCGCCTACGACGACATCAAGAAGGTCCTGGCCTACTCCACGGTCAGCCAGATCGGCTACATGATGCTCGCCGTCGGGCTGGGACCGGCGGGCTACGCCCTGGGAATCATGCACCTGCTCACGCACGGTTTCTTCAAGGCGGGGCTGTTCCTCGGCGCGGGCTCGGTGATGCACGGCATGCACGACGAGGTCGACATGCGCAAGTTCGGTGGGCTCTACCGCTACATGCCGATCACCTTCGCCACGTTCGGGCTCGGCTACCTGGCGCTGATCGGTTTCCCCTTCCTGTCCGGCTACTACTCCAAGGAAGCCATCATCGGAGCCGCCTTCGCCGAACCCGGTTGGCGCGGCTGGGTCCTCGGTGGCGCGGCGGTCCTCGGCGCCGGGCTGACCGCCTTCTACATGACCCGCCTGATGCTGATGACCTTCTTCGGCGAGCGGCGCTGGCAGAACCGGACCACCTCCGAGGGCGAGGCGTTCCACCCGCACGAGTCGCCCGCCGTGATGACCGGCCCGATGATCGTGCTCGCGGTCGGCTCGGTGGCGGCGGGCTTCCTGTTCACCAGCGGTGAGCGGCTGGTGCACTTCCTGAGCCCGGCCCTCGGTGAGCTCCACGAGGGGCACACCGTGCTGCCGCACTCGGTGATCCCGGTGCTCACGCTGGGGCTGTCCGCCGTCGGGGTGCTGGTGGCCTGGCTGGTGGTCGGCCGCCGCCGGGTTCCCGACACCGCCCCGGAGCGGGTCTCGCCGGTGGTGCGCGCGGCGCGCGCCGATCTCTACGGCAACGCGCTGAACCGCGCGGTGGCGGTGCGTCCGACCGTGGAACTGGCGGACGGGCTGGCCCGGTTCGACCGGGCGGGTGTCGACGGCACGGTCAACGGAGTGGCTTCGACCCTCGGTGCCCTCTCGCGGGTGCTGCGACGGTGGCAGACCGGTTTCGTCCGGTCCTACGCGATGTCCATGTTGGTCGGCGGCGTCCTGCTGGTGGCCGCCCTGCTCTCGGTGGGAACTCCATGA
- the nuoK gene encoding NADH-quinone oxidoreductase subunit NuoK has protein sequence MTPTYYLLLSALLFTIGTVGVLMRRNAIVLFMCVELMLNAVNLSLVTFARIEGSVDGQVMAFFVMVVAAAEVVVGLAIIMSIFRTRRSASVDDANLLKY, from the coding sequence GTGACCCCCACCTACTACCTGCTGCTTTCGGCGCTGCTGTTCACCATCGGCACGGTCGGCGTGCTCATGCGCCGCAACGCGATCGTGCTGTTCATGTGCGTGGAGCTGATGCTCAACGCGGTCAACCTTTCGCTGGTGACGTTCGCGCGTATCGAGGGATCGGTCGACGGCCAGGTCATGGCCTTCTTCGTGATGGTCGTCGCCGCGGCCGAGGTGGTGGTCGGACTGGCCATCATCATGTCCATCTTCCGGACCCGCCGATCGGCCTCCGTCGACGACGCCAACCTGCTGAAGTACTAG
- a CDS encoding NADH-quinone oxidoreductase subunit J translates to MTMAATTEVLVRTPLAQTAQQGVVGTGETVVFWILGPLALLGALGMVFARSAVHSALWLVLTMLSLGVLYMAQSAQFLGFTQIIVYTGAIMMLFLFVLMMVGRDASDSVVEVLRGQRLAAGVLGVALAALLTAGLARSLDGVVPAAPLDPWAPGGGAAGGLGQVIFTDYLFPFELTSALLITASIGAMVLAYGGKGRKPRMNQRETVEARFRGEYSRPSPLPGPGVYATANSVATPALLPDGSVAEDSLSDILDNTPVERLRADQRAVSGSVTPPDPHALTGSTERAESESETGRRNAEDAGDPDELPRGNGSDNGGPGNGTGKNGSGDHAESNGSTGATGDETADPDAGSSSPEEVRQ, encoded by the coding sequence ATGACCATGGCGGCTACCACCGAGGTGCTCGTGCGGACCCCGCTCGCGCAGACCGCGCAGCAGGGTGTCGTGGGCACCGGGGAGACCGTGGTGTTCTGGATTCTCGGGCCGCTGGCGCTGCTGGGCGCGCTCGGGATGGTTTTCGCGCGCAGCGCGGTGCACTCGGCGCTGTGGCTGGTGCTCACGATGCTCAGCCTCGGGGTGCTGTACATGGCCCAGAGCGCGCAGTTCCTCGGCTTCACCCAGATCATCGTCTACACCGGCGCGATCATGATGCTGTTCCTGTTCGTGCTGATGATGGTCGGCAGGGACGCGTCCGACTCCGTGGTCGAGGTGCTGCGCGGGCAGCGGCTGGCCGCGGGGGTGCTCGGTGTGGCGCTGGCCGCGCTGCTGACGGCGGGGCTGGCGCGTTCGCTCGACGGCGTGGTGCCCGCCGCGCCGCTGGATCCGTGGGCCCCCGGCGGTGGAGCCGCGGGCGGTCTCGGACAGGTGATCTTCACCGACTACCTGTTCCCGTTCGAACTCACCTCGGCACTGCTGATCACAGCCTCGATCGGGGCCATGGTGCTGGCCTACGGCGGCAAGGGGCGCAAACCGCGCATGAACCAGCGCGAGACCGTCGAGGCCCGGTTCCGGGGCGAGTACTCCAGGCCCTCCCCGCTGCCCGGCCCCGGCGTGTACGCCACCGCTAACTCGGTGGCGACCCCCGCGCTGCTGCCGGACGGTTCCGTGGCCGAGGACTCGCTGTCCGACATCCTCGACAACACCCCGGTCGAGCGGCTGCGCGCCGACCAGCGGGCGGTCTCCGGCAGCGTCACGCCGCCCGACCCACACGCCCTGACCGGGTCGACGGAGCGGGCGGAGTCCGAGAGTGAGACCGGACGGCGGAACGCCGAGGACGCGGGGGACCCGGACGAGCTGCCCCGCGGGAACGGTTCCGACAACGGCGGCCCGGGAAACGGGACCGGCAAGAACGGTTCCGGTGACCACGCCGAGAGCAACGGTTCGACCGGAGCCACCGGTGACGAGACCGCGGACCCCGACGCCGGTTCGAGTTCCCCCGAGGAGGTCAGGCAGTGA
- the nuoI gene encoding NADH-quinone oxidoreductase subunit NuoI produces MGMTDPLKGFGVTLSKMFKTVLTEEYPEVKKIPAPRFHGKHQLNRHPDGLEKCVGCELCAWACPADAIFVEGGTNTDDERYSPGERYGFDYQINYLRCIGCGLCIEACPTRALTMTNEYETADDNRQNLIYTKEDLLAPLLPGMEQPPHDMRLGDDEQDYYVNGPELARGQGVPAGATVETGDEEAVR; encoded by the coding sequence ATGGGAATGACTGATCCCCTGAAGGGCTTCGGCGTCACCCTGTCCAAGATGTTCAAGACGGTGCTGACCGAGGAGTACCCCGAGGTCAAGAAGATCCCCGCCCCTCGCTTCCACGGCAAGCACCAGCTGAACCGGCATCCGGACGGGCTGGAGAAGTGCGTCGGGTGCGAGCTGTGCGCGTGGGCCTGCCCGGCCGACGCGATCTTCGTGGAAGGCGGCACGAACACCGACGACGAGCGGTACTCGCCCGGTGAGCGCTACGGCTTCGACTACCAGATCAACTACCTGCGCTGCATCGGCTGCGGGCTGTGCATCGAGGCCTGCCCGACGCGGGCGCTGACGATGACCAACGAGTACGAGACCGCCGACGACAACCGGCAGAACCTGATCTACACCAAGGAGGACCTGCTCGCGCCGCTGCTGCCCGGCATGGAGCAGCCGCCGCACGACATGCGGCTCGGTGACGACGAGCAGGACTACTACGTCAACGGACCGGAACTCGCCCGCGGCCAGGGAGTCCCAGCGGGAGCCACGGTCGAGACCGGTGACGAGGAGGCCGTTCGGTGA
- the nuoH gene encoding NADH-quinone oxidoreductase subunit NuoH: MNETARLIADDPIWLILIKVVGTFAFLVVMTLLTIWAERRVIGRMQQRPGPNRAGPFGILQSLADGLKLAFKEDIRPVMADKWIYILAPVVSATPALVAFSVIPVGGRVTIFGEPTALQLVELPVSLLVVLAAASVGVYGIVLAGWSSGSPYPLLGALRSAAQVISYEIAMGLSFIAVILYAGTLSTSGIVAAQQNGWFFALLPFSFLVYAIAMVGETNRAPFDLPEAESELVGGFHTEYSSLKFALFFLAEYINMVTVSALATTLFFGGWHAPWPLYLIGDGVLNTGWWPVLWFLGKTLFFLFVFVWLRATLPRLRYDQFMNLGWKVLVPLSLVWICAVTAIRGIRDADLLGSQQFLFIGGGIVVLLLLVAFLVPDRQPPEQEPEEPRAPLSGGGYPVPPLDLKVPETPRETRVSATPGTRSRLPEAGQEPTSSTKEAPDGND; the protein is encoded by the coding sequence ATGAACGAGACGGCACGGCTGATCGCCGACGACCCCATCTGGCTGATCCTGATCAAGGTCGTGGGGACGTTCGCGTTCCTCGTGGTCATGACGCTGCTGACCATCTGGGCCGAACGCCGGGTGATCGGCAGGATGCAGCAGCGTCCCGGACCGAACCGGGCCGGCCCGTTCGGGATACTGCAGTCCCTGGCCGACGGGCTCAAGCTCGCGTTCAAAGAGGACATCCGCCCGGTGATGGCCGACAAGTGGATCTACATCCTCGCCCCCGTGGTGTCGGCCACCCCGGCGCTGGTCGCGTTCTCGGTGATCCCCGTCGGCGGCAGGGTGACCATCTTCGGCGAGCCCACCGCGCTGCAGCTGGTGGAACTACCGGTCAGCCTGCTCGTGGTACTGGCAGCCGCCTCGGTCGGGGTGTACGGGATCGTGCTGGCGGGCTGGTCCTCCGGTTCGCCCTACCCGCTGCTCGGCGCGCTGCGCTCCGCCGCGCAGGTGATCTCCTACGAGATCGCGATGGGGCTCTCGTTCATCGCGGTCATCCTCTACGCGGGAACGCTGTCCACCTCCGGAATCGTGGCCGCGCAGCAGAACGGCTGGTTCTTCGCGCTGCTGCCGTTCAGCTTCCTGGTCTACGCGATCGCCATGGTCGGCGAGACCAACCGGGCACCGTTCGACCTACCGGAGGCGGAGTCCGAACTGGTCGGTGGCTTCCACACCGAGTACTCCTCGCTGAAGTTCGCGCTGTTCTTCCTGGCCGAGTACATCAACATGGTCACCGTCTCCGCCCTGGCCACCACGCTGTTCTTCGGCGGCTGGCACGCGCCCTGGCCGCTCTACCTGATCGGCGACGGTGTGCTCAACACCGGCTGGTGGCCGGTGCTGTGGTTCCTGGGCAAGACGTTGTTCTTCCTGTTCGTGTTCGTCTGGCTGCGCGCGACCCTGCCGAGGCTGCGCTACGACCAGTTCATGAACCTCGGCTGGAAGGTGCTGGTGCCGCTCAGCCTGGTCTGGATCTGCGCGGTCACCGCCATCCGCGGCATCCGCGACGCCGACCTGCTCGGCTCGCAGCAGTTCCTGTTCATCGGTGGCGGCATCGTCGTGCTGCTGCTGCTCGTCGCCTTCCTCGTGCCCGACCGCCAACCGCCCGAACAGGAGCCGGAGGAACCACGCGCACCGCTGTCCGGCGGCGGTTACCCCGTCCCGCCACTCGACCTGAAGGTGCCCGAAACCCCGAGGGAGACCAGGGTTTCGGCCACCCCGGGTACGCGGTCCCGGCTGCCGGAAGCCGGGCAAGAGCCCACCAGCTCAACTAAGGAGGCACCCGATGGGAATGACTGA
- a CDS encoding NADH-quinone oxidoreductase subunit G, with the protein MTVAPASGNDTAQPRPVPEGHVRLTIDGIEVDAPQGELVIRTAERLGIVIPRFCDHPLLDPAGACRQCLVEVEVNGKPMPKPAASCTTAVADGMVVRTQQTSQVADKAQQGVMELLLINHPLDCPICDKGGECPLQNQALKHGRGDSRFVDTKRTFPKPISISSQILLDRERCVLCQRCTRFSKQIAGDPFIELLERGATQQIGTGEQQPFQSYFSGNTIQICPVGALTSAAYRFRSRPFDLVSTPGVCEHCSSGCSQRTDWRRGKVMRRLAGEDPEVNEEWNCDKGRFAFRYATASDRITRPMVRDADSGELRETSWTEALRKAADGLLNARDSRGVGVLPGGRLTREDAYAYGKFARVALETNDIDHRARPHSNEELDFLGSSVVGTGPEDGVSYASLEAAPAVLCVAFEPEEESPIVFLRLRKAARDSGTRVFHLGQWDSPGVEKTTDIADAGSPIHSGGLLRCLPGGEAAALYELPSEVEQALGEPGSVLLLGERCAQVSGVYTAAMRLAERTGARIAWIPRRAGERGAVEAGTLPTLLPNGRPVSDSVVRSGIERAWGMPTGSLPSVPGRDIDGILTAVESGELSGLLVGGLDPADLPDPEQARRALRAAGFLVSLELRPTGVTEHADVVLPIAPTVEKSGTFLNWEGRPREFEITIEGTGAVPDCRVLDTLAVEMDVDLFTQTPEAVAAEIRRLGPNPGVRPKPPDVPAEPVTEPSGDRALLASWRHLLDNGSMQHDEPNLAGTARPPVARVSRDTARRLGLEPHQPIRVSTERGTVALESEVVEIPDGVVWLPGNSGPAEVNNVLGVGHGAVVGIAAGTAPAPGTTPGQREPAGEPHGETFPAVAGNGHHSNGHGPPVHGSNGNGQAGIDGGGA; encoded by the coding sequence ATGACGGTGGCACCCGCTTCCGGAAACGACACCGCGCAGCCCCGCCCGGTACCGGAAGGACACGTCCGGCTGACCATCGACGGGATCGAGGTCGACGCCCCCCAGGGCGAGCTGGTGATCCGCACCGCCGAGCGGCTGGGAATCGTGATTCCCCGGTTCTGCGACCACCCGTTGCTCGATCCGGCGGGCGCGTGCAGGCAGTGCCTGGTCGAAGTGGAGGTCAACGGCAAACCGATGCCCAAACCCGCCGCCTCCTGCACCACGGCGGTGGCCGACGGCATGGTGGTCCGGACCCAGCAGACCTCGCAGGTGGCCGACAAGGCCCAGCAGGGTGTGATGGAGCTGCTGCTGATCAACCACCCGCTGGACTGCCCGATCTGCGACAAGGGCGGGGAGTGCCCGCTGCAGAACCAGGCGCTCAAGCACGGGCGCGGCGACTCGCGCTTCGTGGACACCAAGCGCACGTTCCCCAAACCGATCTCGATCTCCTCGCAGATCCTGCTGGACCGGGAACGCTGCGTGCTCTGCCAGCGCTGCACCAGGTTCTCCAAGCAGATCGCGGGGGATCCGTTCATCGAGCTGCTCGAACGCGGTGCCACGCAGCAGATCGGCACCGGGGAGCAGCAGCCCTTCCAGTCCTACTTCTCCGGCAACACCATCCAGATCTGCCCGGTGGGAGCGCTCACCAGCGCGGCGTACCGGTTCCGCTCCCGTCCGTTCGACCTCGTGTCCACCCCGGGAGTGTGCGAGCACTGCTCCTCGGGCTGCTCGCAGCGCACCGACTGGCGGCGTGGCAAGGTGATGCGCAGGCTGGCGGGGGAGGACCCCGAGGTCAACGAGGAGTGGAACTGCGACAAGGGGCGCTTCGCCTTCCGCTACGCGACCGCCAGCGACCGGATCACCCGCCCCATGGTGCGGGACGCGGACTCGGGGGAGCTGCGGGAGACCTCCTGGACCGAGGCGCTCCGCAAGGCGGCCGACGGGCTGCTCAACGCGCGCGACTCGCGCGGCGTCGGGGTGCTGCCAGGCGGGAGGCTGACCCGCGAGGACGCCTACGCCTACGGCAAGTTCGCCCGCGTGGCGCTGGAAACCAACGACATCGACCACCGCGCCAGGCCGCACTCCAACGAGGAACTCGACTTCCTGGGGTCCTCGGTGGTCGGCACCGGCCCGGAGGACGGGGTCAGCTACGCCTCGCTGGAGGCCGCCCCCGCTGTGCTGTGCGTGGCCTTCGAACCGGAGGAGGAGTCACCGATCGTCTTCCTCCGGCTGCGCAAGGCGGCCCGCGACTCGGGAACCAGGGTGTTCCACCTCGGCCAGTGGGACTCGCCGGGAGTGGAGAAGACCACCGATATCGCCGACGCGGGCAGCCCGATCCACAGCGGCGGGCTGCTGCGCTGCCTGCCCGGCGGTGAGGCGGCGGCGCTGTACGAACTTCCGTCCGAAGTGGAACAGGCGCTGGGCGAGCCCGGCTCGGTCCTGCTGTTGGGCGAGCGTTGCGCCCAGGTCTCCGGCGTCTACACCGCCGCGATGCGGTTGGCCGAACGCACCGGGGCGCGCATCGCCTGGATCCCGCGCCGCGCCGGGGAGCGCGGCGCGGTCGAGGCGGGAACGCTGCCTACCCTGCTGCCCAACGGACGTCCCGTGTCCGACTCGGTGGTGCGCTCCGGCATCGAGCGGGCGTGGGGGATGCCGACGGGAAGCCTGCCCAGCGTTCCCGGCCGTGACATCGACGGCATCCTCACCGCGGTCGAGTCCGGTGAGCTTTCCGGCCTGCTGGTCGGCGGGCTCGATCCCGCCGACCTGCCGGATCCCGAGCAGGCCCGTCGCGCGCTGCGAGCGGCCGGATTCCTCGTCAGTCTCGAACTGCGCCCCACCGGGGTGACCGAGCACGCCGACGTGGTGCTGCCGATCGCACCCACGGTCGAGAAGTCCGGCACCTTCCTCAACTGGGAGGGACGTCCCCGCGAGTTCGAGATCACCATCGAGGGAACGGGGGCCGTGCCGGACTGCCGGGTGCTGGACACTCTCGCGGTCGAGATGGACGTGGACCTGTTCACCCAGACCCCGGAGGCCGTGGCCGCCGAGATACGGCGGTTGGGCCCCAATCCCGGCGTCCGCCCGAAGCCACCGGACGTACCGGCCGAGCCGGTGACCGAGCCCTCGGGGGACAGGGCGCTGCTGGCCAGCTGGCGGCACCTGCTCGACAACGGTTCGATGCAGCACGACGAGCCGAACCTCGCCGGTACCGCCCGGCCACCCGTGGCCCGGGTGTCGCGCGACACCGCGCGACGGCTCGGCCTCGAACCGCACCAGCCGATCCGCGTCAGCACCGAGCGGGGCACGGTCGCGCTGGAGTCGGAGGTCGTCGAGATACCGGACGGCGTGGTCTGGCTCCCCGGCAACTCGGGACCGGCCGAGGTCAACAACGTGCTGGGCGTCGGGCACGGCGCCGTCGTCGGAATCGCCGCGGGAACCGCCCCCGCTCCCGGCACCACGCCGGGACAGCGGGAACCGGCGGGTGAACCGCACGGGGAGACGTTCCCGGCCGTGGCGGGCAACGGACACCACTCCAACGGCCACGGCCCCCCGGTGCACGGTTCGAACGGCAACGGCCAGGCGGGCATCGACGGGGGTGGCGCATGA
- the nuoF gene encoding NADH-quinone oxidoreductase subunit NuoF: protein MTEANAPDGTARETAGSPLTPVLTRRWLSPESWSLRTYEQLEGYTALRTALSLHPDQLTELVKAAGLRGRGGAGFPSGVKWGFMPKDRSRPHYLVINADEGEPGTCKDVPLMMADPHSLIEGCVIAAYAMRANNCMIYVRGEALHCIRRLHHAVREAYEAGYLGENILDSGFDLDVVVHAGAGAYICGEETALLDSLEGKRGQPRLKPPFPAQAGLYSSPTTVNNVETIASVPHIVNGGSDWFRGMGREKSPGPKIFSLSGHVERPGQYEAPLGTTLRELLELAGGMKDGIPLKFWTPGGSSTPLFTADHLDVPLDFEGAAEAGSMLGTTALMIFNETVSVPWAVMKWTQFYEHESCGKCTPCREGCFWLAQVLERMVEGRGTEQDIDTLLDVCDNVLGRSFCALGDGAVSPITSGIKYFREEFLALCESNRGQDTTEEPALAGVAR from the coding sequence ATGACCGAAGCGAACGCACCAGACGGCACCGCCCGGGAGACGGCGGGGAGCCCGTTGACCCCCGTGCTGACCCGGCGTTGGCTGTCGCCGGAGTCCTGGTCGCTGCGCACCTACGAGCAGCTGGAGGGCTACACCGCGCTGCGCACCGCGCTGTCGCTGCACCCCGACCAGCTCACCGAACTGGTCAAGGCCGCCGGGCTGCGCGGCCGGGGCGGAGCCGGATTCCCGTCCGGGGTGAAGTGGGGATTCATGCCCAAGGACCGTTCCCGGCCGCACTACCTGGTGATCAACGCCGACGAGGGCGAGCCGGGGACGTGCAAGGACGTCCCGCTGATGATGGCCGACCCGCACTCGCTGATCGAGGGGTGCGTCATCGCCGCCTACGCGATGCGGGCCAACAACTGCATGATCTACGTGCGCGGCGAGGCGCTGCACTGCATCCGCAGACTGCACCACGCGGTGCGCGAGGCCTACGAGGCGGGCTACCTCGGCGAGAACATCCTGGACTCCGGGTTCGACCTCGACGTGGTGGTGCACGCGGGGGCCGGGGCCTACATCTGCGGTGAGGAGACCGCCCTGCTCGACTCCCTGGAGGGCAAGCGTGGCCAGCCCAGGCTGAAACCGCCCTTCCCCGCGCAGGCGGGGCTGTACTCCTCGCCCACCACGGTGAACAACGTCGAGACGATCGCCTCGGTCCCCCACATCGTCAACGGCGGCTCGGACTGGTTCCGCGGCATGGGGCGGGAGAAGTCCCCGGGGCCGAAGATCTTCTCGCTGTCCGGGCACGTGGAGCGCCCCGGCCAGTACGAGGCCCCGCTCGGCACGACGCTGCGGGAGCTGCTGGAACTCGCGGGCGGGATGAAGGACGGCATCCCGCTGAAGTTCTGGACCCCGGGCGGGTCCTCGACTCCGCTGTTCACCGCCGACCACCTCGACGTGCCGCTCGACTTCGAAGGGGCCGCCGAGGCGGGGTCCATGCTCGGCACCACCGCGTTGATGATCTTCAACGAGACGGTCTCGGTGCCGTGGGCGGTGATGAAGTGGACCCAGTTCTACGAGCACGAGTCGTGCGGCAAGTGCACCCCCTGCCGCGAGGGGTGCTTCTGGCTGGCGCAGGTGCTGGAGCGGATGGTCGAGGGACGGGGCACCGAGCAGGACATCGACACCCTGCTCGACGTCTGCGACAACGTGCTCGGCCGCTCGTTCTGCGCTCTCGGTGACGGCGCGGTCAGCCCGATCACCAGCGGCATCAAGTACTTCCGCGAGGAGTTCCTCGCCCTGTGCGAGAGCAACCGCGGGCAGGACACGACAGAGGAACCCGCACTGGCAGGAGTGGCCCGATGA